One region of Ictalurus punctatus breed USDA103 chromosome 6, Coco_2.0, whole genome shotgun sequence genomic DNA includes:
- the asb11 gene encoding ankyrin repeat and SOCS box protein 11 isoform X1 — protein MAAAHAEVCVWNELWQQDFQVYGGRVCNTLMEGSWADRTPLHDSALQGRLLPIKKFLSQGMNVGVATLDGITPLHEACLGGHFACAKLLLEHGADANAVSVDGATPLFNACFSGNTALLRLLLKHSSVHHPAHLRNSPIHAAAKQGHTACVELLLSYGVDADMELDEVGTPLYCACETRSTECVQRLLILAVRVGGAKEVALLLEHGADGKCRNSEGKTPLDLAIDNSIQHLLQTAGPWSLSQLSRLCIRRSLGQKRLNSARGLQLPDILHTYILYQ, from the exons ATGGCTGCAGCCCATGCTGAGGTGTGTGTTTGGAATGAACTGTGGCAACAAGATTTTCAGGTCTATGGAGGACGAGTATGTAACACACTCATGGAAG gctCTTGGGCAGACAGAACTCCTCTCCATGATTCAGCTTTGCAGGGCCGGCTACTCCCAATTAAGAAGTTCCTATCTCAG GGGATGAATGTTGGTGTGGCCACACTGGATGGCATCACTCCGTTACATGAGGCCTGTCTAGGGGGCCATTTTGCCTGTGCTAAACTGCTGCTGGAACATGGGGCTGAT GCTAACGCTGTGTCTGTCGATGGAGCCACGCCTCTCTTCAATGCATGCTTCAGCGGTAACACCGCCCTCCTCCGACTCCTTCTAAAGCATAGCTCTGTCCATCACCCAGCTCACTTGCGTAATTCACCTATCCATGCTGCCGCAAAGCAAG GTCACACAGCGTGTGTGGAGTTGCTGCTGTCTTATGGGGTTGATGCTGATATGGAGTTGGATGAAGTAGGCACACCGCTTTACTGTGCATGTGAAACCAGGAGCACAGAGTGTGTTCAGAGACTTCTGATCTTAg CAGTTCGAGTGGGTGGAGCCAAGGAGGTGGCTCTGTTGCTCGAGCACggggctgatgggaaatgtaggAATTCAGAAGGCAAGACACCTCTTGACCTGGCTATAGATAACAGcatccagcatcttctgcagaCAGCAG GTCCATGGTCTCTGTCACAGTTGAGCCGGTTATGCATTCGTCGTTCCTTGGGCCAAAAAAGACTGAACAGCGCCAGAGGTCTCCAATTACCAGACATTCTACACACTTATATTCTGTATCaataa
- the asb11 gene encoding ankyrin repeat and SOCS box protein 11 isoform X2 has translation MAAAHAEVCVWNELWQQDFQVYGGRVCNTLMEGSWADRTPLHDSALQGRLLPIKKFLSQGMNVGVATLDGITPLHEACLGGHFACAKLLLEHGADANAVSVDGATPLFNACFSGNTALLRLLLKHSSVHHPAHLRNSPIHAAAKQGHTACVELLLSYGVDADMELDEVGTPLYCACETRSTECVQRLLILVRVGGAKEVALLLEHGADGKCRNSEGKTPLDLAIDNSIQHLLQTAGPWSLSQLSRLCIRRSLGQKRLNSARGLQLPDILHTYILYQ, from the exons ATGGCTGCAGCCCATGCTGAGGTGTGTGTTTGGAATGAACTGTGGCAACAAGATTTTCAGGTCTATGGAGGACGAGTATGTAACACACTCATGGAAG gctCTTGGGCAGACAGAACTCCTCTCCATGATTCAGCTTTGCAGGGCCGGCTACTCCCAATTAAGAAGTTCCTATCTCAG GGGATGAATGTTGGTGTGGCCACACTGGATGGCATCACTCCGTTACATGAGGCCTGTCTAGGGGGCCATTTTGCCTGTGCTAAACTGCTGCTGGAACATGGGGCTGAT GCTAACGCTGTGTCTGTCGATGGAGCCACGCCTCTCTTCAATGCATGCTTCAGCGGTAACACCGCCCTCCTCCGACTCCTTCTAAAGCATAGCTCTGTCCATCACCCAGCTCACTTGCGTAATTCACCTATCCATGCTGCCGCAAAGCAAG GTCACACAGCGTGTGTGGAGTTGCTGCTGTCTTATGGGGTTGATGCTGATATGGAGTTGGATGAAGTAGGCACACCGCTTTACTGTGCATGTGAAACCAGGAGCACAGAGTGTGTTCAGAGACTTCTGATCTTAg TTCGAGTGGGTGGAGCCAAGGAGGTGGCTCTGTTGCTCGAGCACggggctgatgggaaatgtaggAATTCAGAAGGCAAGACACCTCTTGACCTGGCTATAGATAACAGcatccagcatcttctgcagaCAGCAG GTCCATGGTCTCTGTCACAGTTGAGCCGGTTATGCATTCGTCGTTCCTTGGGCCAAAAAAGACTGAACAGCGCCAGAGGTCTCCAATTACCAGACATTCTACACACTTATATTCTGTATCaataa
- the piga gene encoding phosphatidylinositol N-acetylglucosaminyltransferase subunit A: protein MGQRKRVNVQSPVPCPSETQPFSPHTHSSTEIPHHTHAFNTSGHHGYLQSGKHSICMVSDFFYPNMGGVESHIYQLSQCLIEKGHKVVIATHAYGERRGVRYLNNGLKVYYLPLQVMYNQSTATTCFHSLPLLRCVFVRERITVVHAHSSFSAMAHDALFHAKTMGLNTVFTDHSLFGFADLSSVLTNKLLTVSLCDTNHIVCVSYTSKENTVLRAALNPDIVSVIPNAVDPTDFTPDPSCRDSSKITIVVVSRLVYRKGIDLLGGIIPELCAKHPDLCFLIGGEGPKRLVLEEVREKYQLHDRVRLLGALDHKDVRDVLVQGHIFLNTSLTEAFCMAIVEGASCGLQVVSTRVGGIPEVLPDELVTLCEPTVSSLCVGLEKVIARQRAGKVPSPAAIHRQVQTLYTWRNVAERTEKVYDHACRQPVLPLPARLRRLRSHCGAVAGSIFSFVAVINFLFLLFLQWLFPNHLIDVAVDASGPGGRWGRGFGKEESKDPIVARCAVEDTRRLKC, encoded by the exons ATGGGGCAAAGAAAGCGAGTTAATGTCCAGTCTCCTGTGCCCTGTCCTTCTGAGACGCAGCCCTTcagtcctcacacacactcctccacagAGATCCCTCATCACACACACGCGTTCAACACTTCCGGACATCATGGATATCTGCAGAGCGGAAAGCACAGCATTTGCATGGTGTCTGACTTTTTTTACCCCAACATGGGTGGGGTGGAGAGCCACATCTACCAGCTCTCGCAGTGCCTCATAGAGAAGGGCCACAAGGTGGTGATAGCAACACACGCCTATGGCGAGCGGCGTGGAGTGCGCTACCTCAACAATGGTCTGAAGGTGTATTACCTCCCACTTCAG GTGATGTATAACCAATCCACGGCCACCACCTGCTTTCATAGCCTGCCACTTCTCAGGTGTGTGTTCGTGCGTGAGCGTATCACTGTGGTGCATGCCCACAGCTCCTTCTCAGCCATGGCCCATGATGCTCTGTTCCATGCCAAGACCATGGGTCTCAACACCGTGTTCACAGACCACTCGCTCTTCGGATTCGCTGACCTCAGCTCCGTGCTGACCAATAAACTGCTTACTGTGTCTTTGTGCGACACCAACCACATTGTATGTGTGTCCTACACCAGCAAGGAGAACACTGTGCTGAGGGCCGCCCTCAACCCCGACATCGTCTCTGTCATCCCCAATGCAGTCGACCCTACTGATTTCACACCTGATCCCAGTTGCCGTGACAGTAGCAAGATAACCATCGTCGTAGTAAGCCGATTGGTCTACAGGAAGG gaatTGACCTGTTGGGTGGAATTATTCCAGAGCTTTGTGCCAAACATCCAGATctctgctttctgattggtGGAGAAGGTCCTAAGCGCCTTGTTCTGGAAGAAGTTAGAGAGAAATATCAGCTTCATGACAG GGTGCGTCTTCTGGGGGCTCTGGATCACAAGGACGTACGGGACGTGCTAGTGCAAGGTCATATCTTCCTGAATACATCACTAACTGAAGCCTTCTGCATGGCCATAGTAGAGGGAGCCAGCTGTGGCCTGCAG gtggtgaGCACTCGTGTTGGAGGTATACCGGAGGTTCTCCCTGATGAGTTGGTGACCCTGTGTGAGCCGACAGTCAGCTCCCTTTGTGTTGGATTAGAAAAAGTTATTGCCAGGCAACGTGCGGGCAAAGTTCCCTCTCCTGCAGCCATCCACCGCCAGGTCCAAACTCTCTACACCTGGAGAAATGTCGCTGAGCGGACAGAAAAG GTGTACGATCACGCATGCAGGCAACCAGTCCTGCCCTTACCTGCTCGACTTCGGAGGCTGCGCTCTCACTGCGGTGCCGTCGCTGGCTCTATATTCTCCTTTGTAGCTGTTATCAATTTCCTCTTCCTTCTGTTCCTGCAGTGGCTCTTCCCCAATCACCTCATCGATGTTGCCGTGGACGCATCTGGACCAGGTGGTCGTTGGGGGCGGGGCTTTGGGAAGGAAGAGAGTAAAGACCCGATTGTAGCACGGTGTGCTGTTGAGGATACAAGACGGTTAAAGTGTTAG
- the asb11 gene encoding ankyrin repeat and SOCS box protein 11 codes for MAAAHAEVCVWNELWQQDFQVYGGRVCNTLMEGSWADRTPLHDSALQGRLLPIKKFLSQGMNVGVATLDGITPLHEACLGGHFACAKLLLEHGADANAVSVDGATPLFNACFSGNTALLRLLLKHSSVHHPAHLRNSPIHAAAKQGHTACVELLLSYGVDADMELDEVGTPLYCACETRSTECVQRLLILGANVQCGRGIDTPLHAAVRVGGAKEVALLLEHGADGKCRNSEGKTPLDLAIDNSIQHLLQTAGPWSLSQLSRLCIRRSLGQKRLNSARGLQLPDILHTYILYQ; via the exons ATGGCTGCAGCCCATGCTGAGGTGTGTGTTTGGAATGAACTGTGGCAACAAGATTTTCAGGTCTATGGAGGACGAGTATGTAACACACTCATGGAAG gctCTTGGGCAGACAGAACTCCTCTCCATGATTCAGCTTTGCAGGGCCGGCTACTCCCAATTAAGAAGTTCCTATCTCAG GGGATGAATGTTGGTGTGGCCACACTGGATGGCATCACTCCGTTACATGAGGCCTGTCTAGGGGGCCATTTTGCCTGTGCTAAACTGCTGCTGGAACATGGGGCTGAT GCTAACGCTGTGTCTGTCGATGGAGCCACGCCTCTCTTCAATGCATGCTTCAGCGGTAACACCGCCCTCCTCCGACTCCTTCTAAAGCATAGCTCTGTCCATCACCCAGCTCACTTGCGTAATTCACCTATCCATGCTGCCGCAAAGCAAG GTCACACAGCGTGTGTGGAGTTGCTGCTGTCTTATGGGGTTGATGCTGATATGGAGTTGGATGAAGTAGGCACACCGCTTTACTGTGCATGTGAAACCAGGAGCACAGAGTGTGTTCAGAGACTTCTGATCTTAg GTGCTAATGTGCAGTGTGGGCGTGGCATTGATACACCTCTGCATGCAGCAGTTCGAGTGGGTGGAGCCAAGGAGGTGGCTCTGTTGCTCGAGCACggggctgatgggaaatgtaggAATTCAGAAGGCAAGACACCTCTTGACCTGGCTATAGATAACAGcatccagcatcttctgcagaCAGCAG GTCCATGGTCTCTGTCACAGTTGAGCCGGTTATGCATTCGTCGTTCCTTGGGCCAAAAAAGACTGAACAGCGCCAGAGGTCTCCAATTACCAGACATTCTACACACTTATATTCTGTATCaataa